From one Lycium barbarum isolate Lr01 chromosome 6, ASM1917538v2, whole genome shotgun sequence genomic stretch:
- the LOC132598648 gene encoding glyoxylase I 4-like, whose amino-acid sequence MGREIVKAESVEETNFNWPSDSSSTTSSFDEENRMPLLALNHVSYVCKSVAKSAQFYEQVLGFVLIKRPSSFDFDGAWLFNHGIGIHLLGKEDVQSKKGKINPKDNHISFQCTDMDLIIQRLEHMDIEYVTATVKEGGVTVDQLFFHDPDGNMIEICNCHVLPVLPLSSCPLKKMANPTFNQTMPDPFYGNGTANAKMNCAGEVESLMMENLALDMIDISF is encoded by the exons ATGGGCAGAGAAATTGTGAAAGCAGAATCAGTTGAGGAGACAAACTTCAACTGGCCATCAGattcatcatcaacaacatccTCTTTCGATGAGGAAAACAGGATGCCTTTGTTGGCTTTGAACCATGTTTCCTATGTCTGCAAGTCTGTTGCCAAATCTGCCCAATTTTATGAACAAGTCCTTGGCTTTGTCCTCATCAAGAGACCCTCTTCCTTTGACTTTGATGGAGCTTG gtTATTCAACCATGGAATTGGCATACATTTATTAGGTAAAGAAGACGTACAatcaaagaaagggaaaataaatcCAAAAGACAATCACATTTCATTTCAATGCACAGATATGGACCTTATCATTCAGAGATTGGAGCACATGGACATTGAATATGTTACAGCTACTGTGAAAGAAGGAGGAGTTACTGTGGATCAACTTTTTTTCCATGACCCTGATGGCAATATGATTGAGATTTGCAATTGCCATGTTTTACCTGTCCTTCCACTTTCCTCTTGCCCTCTGAAGAAGATGGCTAATCCAACCTTCAACCAAACGATGCCAGATCCCTTTTATG GAAATGGAACAGCAAATGCAAAGATGAACTGCGCTGGAGAAGTTGAATCTCTTATGATGGAAAATTTAGCATTGGACATGATAGACATTTCTTTTTGA